One segment of Falco biarmicus isolate bFalBia1 chromosome 12, bFalBia1.pri, whole genome shotgun sequence DNA contains the following:
- the ABCG8 gene encoding ATP-binding cassette sub-family G member 8 isoform X2 encodes MKEATENLSLDGAGWSQVAHEGLPTNAQDTIFCSEEDNSLYFTYSGKSNVLEVKELNYQVNTASQIPWYENLAHMKMPWTWKSDPHSHVSIIQNLNLKVQSGQMLAIIGSTAGGKTSLLDVITCRDHGGKIKSGQIMINNKPSTPQLVRKCIAHVRQDDRLLPHLTVRETLLFVAKLRLPKFFSDSQRKKRVEDVIAELRLRQCANTRVGNKYLRGVSGGERRRVSIGVQLLWNPGILILDEPTSGLDSFTAHNLVITLSRLARGNRLVLLSLHQPRSDIFQLFDLVLLMTSGVTVYCGTARDMVQYFTELGYPCPRYSNPADFYVDLTTIDKQTAEKEMESQERANTLANLFLEKVKDFDDFLWKVTEGDNVATRFSKERSHLNSEEAINMPHHSSDQLPGVLKQFTILLSRQVSNDFRDLSTLLIHGFEALLMSLLIGFLYYGHEKTRLSIRDTTALLYMIGALIPFTVILDVIAKCHSERAMLYHDLEGGMYSVSPYFFAKILGELPEHCAFVIIYGVPIYWLANLVPEPEHFLLNLLSVWLAVYSARAMALWVAALLPTLQLSAFFGNVLFTSFYLSGGFVISLESLWTDGIFKARCKSSSMTSHMK; translated from the exons ACCAATGCCCAGGATACTATTTTTTGCTCTGAAGAAGATAACAGCCTGTATTTCACATACAGTGGAAAATCAAATGTTCTCGAGGTCAAAGAACTCAACTACCAG GTTAACACAGCATCCCAGATTCCCTGGTATGAAAACCTTGCGCACATGAAAATGCCCTGGACATGGAAATCAGATCCCCATTCTCATGTGTCAATAATCCAGaatctgaatttaaaagttCAAAGTGGTCAGATGCTAGCTATTATAGGAAGCACTg CTGGTGGAAAGACATCCTTGCTTGATGTAATAACCTGCCGGGACCATGGAGGCAAAATCAAGTCCGGTCAAATCATGATCAATAACAAACCCAGCACTCCCCAGCTTGTTAGGAAATGCATAGCACATGTGCGGCAGGATGACCGACTGCTCCCTCACCTGACTGTCAGAGAAACATTATTGTTCGTTGCCAAACTGCGCCTTCCAAAGTTTTTTTCAGACTcgcaaaggaaaaaaagg GTAGAAGACGTCATAGCAGAACTACGATTGCGTCAGTGTGCAAACACCAGGGTAGGGAACAAGTATCTCCGTGGTGTTTCAGGAGGTGAGAGGCGGCGGGTGAGCATCGGTGTGCAGCTCCTCTGGAACCCAG GAATACTCATACTTGATGAACCCACATCTGGACTGGACAGTTTTACTGCACATAACCTTGTGATAACGTTATCCAGACTGGCCAGAGGAAACAGATTAGTTCTTCTTTCACTTCATCAGCCCCGGTCAGATATCTTCCAACTGTTTGATTTAGTTCTTCTGATGACTTCTGGAGTCACTGTCTATTGTGGAACAGCTAGAGACATGGTACAATATTTCACAGAACTAGGCTATCCCTGCCCAAGGTACAGCAATCCTGCGGATTTCTATG TTGACTTGACCACTATCGATAAACAGactgcagaaaaggagatggaaaGCCAAGAAAGAGCAAATACTCTTGCCAACTTGTTCCTAGAAAAAGTCAAAGATTTTGATGATTTCTTATGGAAAGTTACTGAAGGAGACAATGTTGCAACTAGATTCAGCAAAGAAAG GTCCCATTTAAATTCAGAAGAGGCCATCAACATGCCTCACCATTCAAGTGATCAGTTACCAGGAGTCTTAAAGCAGTTCACTATATTATTAAG TCGTCAAGTTTCCAATGACTTCAGAGATCTTTCAACGTTATTAATCCATGGATTTGAGGCCCTTCTCATGTCATTATTAATCGGATTTTTGTACTATGGCCATGAGAAAACCAGACTCTCTATTCGTGACACAACAGCCCTGTTGTACATGATAGGTGCACTAATCCCATTCACAGTGATTTTGGATGTTATTGCCAAAT GTCATTCAGAGAGAGCTATGCTTTATCATGACTTGGAAGGTGGAATGTACTCTGTTAGCCCGTACTTCTTTGCTAAG ATTTTAGGGGAGCTCCCAGAACACTGTGCTTTTGTTATAATTTATGGGGTTCCTATCTACTGGCTAGCAAACCTTGTTCCTGAACCAGAACATTTTCTGCTGAACTTACTCTCGGTGTGGCTGGCTGTGTACAGTGCCCGCGCGATGGCACTTTGggtggcagcactgctgccaacATTACAGCTCTCAGCCTTCTTTGGCAACGTCCTTTTCACATCATTCTACCTGAGCGGTGGTTTTGTGATAAGCCTGGAAAGCCTCTGGACAG ATGGAATTTTCAAAGCACGATGCAAATCCAGTTCAATGACTTCACATATGAAATGA
- the ABCG8 gene encoding ATP-binding cassette sub-family G member 8 isoform X1 — protein sequence MKEATENLSLDGAGWSQVAHEGLPTNAQDTIFCSEEDNSLYFTYSGKSNVLEVKELNYQVNTASQIPWYENLAHMKMPWTWKSDPHSHVSIIQNLNLKVQSGQMLAIIGSTAGGKTSLLDVITCRDHGGKIKSGQIMINNKPSTPQLVRKCIAHVRQDDRLLPHLTVRETLLFVAKLRLPKFFSDSQRKKRVEDVIAELRLRQCANTRVGNKYLRGVSGGERRRVSIGVQLLWNPGILILDEPTSGLDSFTAHNLVITLSRLARGNRLVLLSLHQPRSDIFQLFDLVLLMTSGVTVYCGTARDMVQYFTELGYPCPRYSNPADFYVDLTTIDKQTAEKEMESQERANTLANLFLEKVKDFDDFLWKVTEGDNVATRFSKERSHLNSEEAINMPHHSSDQLPGVLKQFTILLSRQVSNDFRDLSTLLIHGFEALLMSLLIGFLYYGHEKTRLSIRDTTALLYMIGALIPFTVILDVIAKCHSERAMLYHDLEGGMYSVSPYFFAKILGELPEHCAFVIIYGVPIYWLANLVPEPEHFLLNLLSVWLAVYSARAMALWVAALLPTLQLSAFFGNVLFTSFYLSGGFVISLESLWTVPFWVSKISFLRWNFQSTMQIQFNDFTYEMTVGNTTFQIPGELVTEALDLNSHPLYVSYLVLAGIVCSFLLLYYLSLRFIKQKSSQDW from the exons ACCAATGCCCAGGATACTATTTTTTGCTCTGAAGAAGATAACAGCCTGTATTTCACATACAGTGGAAAATCAAATGTTCTCGAGGTCAAAGAACTCAACTACCAG GTTAACACAGCATCCCAGATTCCCTGGTATGAAAACCTTGCGCACATGAAAATGCCCTGGACATGGAAATCAGATCCCCATTCTCATGTGTCAATAATCCAGaatctgaatttaaaagttCAAAGTGGTCAGATGCTAGCTATTATAGGAAGCACTg CTGGTGGAAAGACATCCTTGCTTGATGTAATAACCTGCCGGGACCATGGAGGCAAAATCAAGTCCGGTCAAATCATGATCAATAACAAACCCAGCACTCCCCAGCTTGTTAGGAAATGCATAGCACATGTGCGGCAGGATGACCGACTGCTCCCTCACCTGACTGTCAGAGAAACATTATTGTTCGTTGCCAAACTGCGCCTTCCAAAGTTTTTTTCAGACTcgcaaaggaaaaaaagg GTAGAAGACGTCATAGCAGAACTACGATTGCGTCAGTGTGCAAACACCAGGGTAGGGAACAAGTATCTCCGTGGTGTTTCAGGAGGTGAGAGGCGGCGGGTGAGCATCGGTGTGCAGCTCCTCTGGAACCCAG GAATACTCATACTTGATGAACCCACATCTGGACTGGACAGTTTTACTGCACATAACCTTGTGATAACGTTATCCAGACTGGCCAGAGGAAACAGATTAGTTCTTCTTTCACTTCATCAGCCCCGGTCAGATATCTTCCAACTGTTTGATTTAGTTCTTCTGATGACTTCTGGAGTCACTGTCTATTGTGGAACAGCTAGAGACATGGTACAATATTTCACAGAACTAGGCTATCCCTGCCCAAGGTACAGCAATCCTGCGGATTTCTATG TTGACTTGACCACTATCGATAAACAGactgcagaaaaggagatggaaaGCCAAGAAAGAGCAAATACTCTTGCCAACTTGTTCCTAGAAAAAGTCAAAGATTTTGATGATTTCTTATGGAAAGTTACTGAAGGAGACAATGTTGCAACTAGATTCAGCAAAGAAAG GTCCCATTTAAATTCAGAAGAGGCCATCAACATGCCTCACCATTCAAGTGATCAGTTACCAGGAGTCTTAAAGCAGTTCACTATATTATTAAG TCGTCAAGTTTCCAATGACTTCAGAGATCTTTCAACGTTATTAATCCATGGATTTGAGGCCCTTCTCATGTCATTATTAATCGGATTTTTGTACTATGGCCATGAGAAAACCAGACTCTCTATTCGTGACACAACAGCCCTGTTGTACATGATAGGTGCACTAATCCCATTCACAGTGATTTTGGATGTTATTGCCAAAT GTCATTCAGAGAGAGCTATGCTTTATCATGACTTGGAAGGTGGAATGTACTCTGTTAGCCCGTACTTCTTTGCTAAG ATTTTAGGGGAGCTCCCAGAACACTGTGCTTTTGTTATAATTTATGGGGTTCCTATCTACTGGCTAGCAAACCTTGTTCCTGAACCAGAACATTTTCTGCTGAACTTACTCTCGGTGTGGCTGGCTGTGTACAGTGCCCGCGCGATGGCACTTTGggtggcagcactgctgccaacATTACAGCTCTCAGCCTTCTTTGGCAACGTCCTTTTCACATCATTCTACCTGAGCGGTGGTTTTGTGATAAGCCTGGAAAGCCTCTGGACAG ttccaTTTTGGGTTTCCAAAATCTCTTTTCTCAGATGGAATTTTCAAAGCACGATGCAAATCCAGTTCAATGACTTCACATATGAAATGACTGTTGGAAATACTACTTTTCAAATACCAGGGGAACTT GTCACCGAGGCTCTGGACCTGAACTCCCACCCTCTCTACGTCAGCTACCTGGTCCTCGCTGGCATCGTTTGCAGCTTCCTGCTTCTGTACTACTTATCTCTGAGATTCATCAAGCAGAAATCAAGCCAAGACTGGTAA